One region of Epilithonimonas zeae genomic DNA includes:
- the upp gene encoding uracil phosphoribosyltransferase → MLTILSNQFSLVNSWINDLRNVEVQQDRMKFRRNMERIGEIAAFEISKTLDQKEIEITTPLDKITVKEIETQPVITTILRAGVPLFQGILNYFDKADCGFVAAYRKHDANDYFSIKQDYLTCPKLDGRPLIVADPMLATGASLIEAIKDLLTNGKPTSIHIVAAIASRQGVETIEKAYPDAKIWIGALDENLTSKGYITPGLGDAGDLSYGEKLQR, encoded by the coding sequence ATGTTAACAATATTATCAAATCAATTCTCTCTTGTCAATTCTTGGATTAATGATCTTCGAAACGTTGAGGTACAGCAAGACAGAATGAAATTCCGTAGGAATATGGAAAGAATCGGGGAAATTGCAGCTTTCGAAATCAGTAAAACTCTTGACCAGAAAGAAATTGAGATTACAACACCTCTTGATAAAATCACTGTAAAAGAAATCGAAACACAGCCTGTAATCACAACGATTTTGAGAGCTGGAGTTCCCTTGTTTCAAGGAATTTTGAATTATTTTGATAAAGCGGATTGTGGATTTGTAGCCGCTTATAGAAAACACGATGCCAACGATTATTTCTCTATCAAGCAAGATTATTTGACTTGTCCGAAATTAGATGGTCGACCGTTAATTGTTGCTGATCCAATGTTGGCAACTGGCGCATCTTTGATTGAAGCAATCAAAGATTTGTTGACTAATGGAAAACCGACTTCTATTCATATTGTTGCAGCAATCGCAAGCAGACAAGGAGTAGAAACAATAGAAAAAGCTTATCCTGATGCGAAAATTTGGATTGGTGCCTTGGATGAAAATTTAACTTCAAAAGGTTATATCACACCAGGTTTGGGCGATGCAGGCGATTTGTCTTACGGAGAAAAACTTCAAAGGTAA
- a CDS encoding ComF family protein gives MDKVALQIPVENAYSLLYYEKESLAQRIIHQLKYNHREKIGKVLAKWITERIDFSNSKPDLLVTVPLHYKKLKQRGYNQLHLFGNELSKHYNIPVNHTLLKRIKHSRAQAKKNQNERLKTKNAYQLTQNINDKHILLIDDVYTTGNTMSNIAWEILNNSKNVKISILVMAMDV, from the coding sequence ATGGATAAAGTAGCATTACAGATTCCTGTTGAAAATGCCTACTCGCTTTTGTATTATGAAAAAGAAAGTCTGGCTCAAAGAATCATTCATCAACTCAAATATAATCACAGAGAAAAAATCGGAAAAGTCTTAGCCAAATGGATTACTGAGAGAATTGATTTCAGCAATAGCAAACCTGATTTGCTCGTAACAGTTCCACTCCATTATAAGAAATTAAAACAACGCGGTTATAATCAGCTTCATCTTTTCGGGAATGAGTTATCAAAGCATTACAACATCCCAGTTAATCATACTTTATTAAAAAGAATCAAACACTCCCGAGCTCAGGCAAAGAAAAATCAAAACGAAAGACTGAAAACAAAAAATGCTTATCAATTGACACAAAATATCAATGATAAGCATATTCTTTTGATTGATGACGTTTACACAACCGGAAACACAATGTCGAATATCGCGTGGGAAATTCTCAATAATTCCAAGAATGTAAAAATCAGTATTTTGGTAATGGCGATGGACGTTTGA
- the glgP gene encoding alpha-glucan family phosphorylase, which translates to MDFKNFKMPYSINPDYSKKTAYFSMEFAIDQALKIYSGGLGFLAGSHMKSAYNLKQDFVGIGILWKYGYYDQSRNMDQTLNPIWTKKMYSFLEDTGIKFQIEIHNAPVWVKVWYLAPETFKTCPMFFLSTDVPENDHLSKTICHKLYDANESTKVAQYILLGKGGAKLLDEMNFHREVYHLNEAHGLPAAFYLLRKYGGNLAKVKEKLVFTTHTPEEAGNEKHNIHLCHDMSYFCGLTIDEVKRIEGVQDDRFNHSLCALRMSRIANGVSQLHGVVSRDIWNKYDGICEIKSITNAQEFGYWGDKALYQHKENNDAAEFDIRKAYLKKRAFRIVADQTGNMFDTKVLTIVWARRFAGYKRADLLLADKERFRRMLENKEHPVQIIWAGKPYPMDYGAISTFNNLVEESKNHKNMAVLTGYELALSKALKQGSDIWLNNPRVPREASGTSGMTASMNGSVNLSTDDGWIPEFAKHGENSFVVPKADYDNWPVVEQDSFDLNNLYDVLENEIIPTYYEKPDQWRKIVHNAMDDVKIQFGSDRMADEYYKLLY; encoded by the coding sequence ATGGATTTTAAAAACTTTAAGATGCCTTACAGCATCAATCCAGATTATTCCAAAAAAACGGCTTATTTCTCTATGGAGTTTGCCATAGATCAGGCTCTGAAGATCTACAGCGGCGGATTAGGTTTCCTTGCAGGATCTCATATGAAGAGTGCATACAACCTGAAGCAAGATTTTGTAGGAATCGGGATACTTTGGAAATATGGTTATTATGACCAAAGCAGAAATATGGATCAAACCCTGAATCCAATCTGGACAAAAAAAATGTACAGCTTCTTGGAAGATACGGGCATCAAATTCCAAATCGAAATTCATAATGCTCCGGTTTGGGTAAAAGTTTGGTATCTGGCTCCAGAGACATTTAAAACCTGTCCTATGTTTTTCTTGAGTACAGACGTGCCGGAAAACGATCATTTATCTAAGACTATTTGCCACAAATTATACGACGCCAACGAATCTACAAAGGTTGCACAATATATCCTTCTAGGAAAAGGTGGTGCAAAATTATTAGACGAGATGAATTTCCACAGAGAAGTTTACCACTTGAACGAGGCGCACGGTTTGCCTGCAGCATTCTATCTTTTGAGAAAATATGGTGGTAATCTGGCTAAAGTGAAAGAAAAATTAGTTTTCACAACCCATACACCGGAGGAAGCTGGAAACGAAAAGCACAACATCCACCTTTGCCACGATATGTCTTATTTCTGTGGTTTAACCATCGATGAAGTGAAGAGAATCGAAGGTGTGCAGGATGACAGATTCAACCACTCGCTTTGTGCTTTGAGAATGTCAAGAATTGCGAATGGCGTTTCTCAATTACACGGCGTAGTTTCCAGAGATATATGGAACAAATATGACGGGATTTGTGAAATCAAGTCTATTACCAATGCTCAGGAGTTCGGCTACTGGGGCGACAAGGCGCTTTATCAACACAAAGAAAATAATGACGCTGCAGAGTTCGACATCAGAAAAGCTTATCTTAAGAAAAGAGCCTTCAGAATCGTAGCAGACCAGACAGGCAATATGTTTGACACCAAAGTTCTGACCATTGTTTGGGCAAGACGTTTTGCAGGTTATAAAAGAGCAGATCTTTTGTTGGCAGACAAGGAGCGTTTCAGAAGAATGTTGGAGAACAAAGAGCATCCGGTTCAAATCATCTGGGCAGGAAAACCTTATCCAATGGATTATGGTGCAATTTCTACATTCAACAATTTGGTTGAGGAAAGTAAGAATCATAAAAACATGGCCGTTCTTACAGGTTATGAATTAGCTTTGAGTAAGGCTTTGAAACAAGGTTCTGATATTTGGTTGAACAACCCTAGAGTACCTAGAGAAGCATCCGGAACAAGTGGAATGACGGCTTCTATGAACGGTTCTGTTAATCTTTCTACAGACGACGGATGGATTCCGGAGTTTGCAAAACACGGCGAAAACTCTTTCGTAGTTCCAAAAGCAGATTACGATAACTGGCCTGTAGTAGAACAAGACAGCTTTGACCTTAATAATCTTTATGATGTTTTGGAAAATGAGATTATCCCAACTTATTATGAGAAGCCAGACCAATGGAGAAAAATCGTTCATAATGCTATGGATGATGTAAAAATCCAGTTTGGAAGTGATAGAATGGCGGATGAATATTACAAACTGCTTTATTAA
- a CDS encoding InlB B-repeat-containing protein encodes MDQNLFSLRTYFFWKSVQAFLLFFLLLIGGKAIAQYSGTGTFTKVTAATGFTDGYYVVAYGTTQAMNNTHNGTFFANTSISPTSGTTITNPSKAIVWKIETNGTGKSIYNEDANVFASYTGSSNNVQAVSSATTNNQRWTFTYSGGTFSVQNLGVSGRSLQYNTSAPRFACYTGSQQDITLYKLTVTAAPTLTLTPTSITGLNYSQGSGPSASQSYNIKGTNLTAGVTVTAPANFEVSKTAAGTYAGTISYTAAEGNVSAGQTVYVRLQSGLTAATYGGSTTYVTNASAGATTGNVSVTGTVAAPVTYTLTYNGNDNTSDPSTIPANDSFTGGQSPGIILANPTALMKSGYTLASWYSIPNGISGGVINTPGSSYGPAPMPSSNITIYARWKFNVAYNNNGGSGTISSQDGYYNGTTGVKSGTIVLNNGSAFTRAGYTFGGWKTTAAGIVADYTAGSTYTHSGSNETVTLYAHWIKNPPKFTVTPASLSGFNYVESNGPSAAQSFVLNGSDLENTDTDPVELVTIDDRFEIAESASEPYSHAIALPANYTGASKTFYVRLKAGLTANANYTDTVLVSGGSAIEANYAEVALSGSVAACLAPTTQSSVTSFTSVTSSGMTVNITAGNGIGRVVMINTVNNFTNPASSNALPIANTVYDGGEQVIYVGAGNSVAITGLAPSTTYYVRVYEYNICSNNYIYNTTTITNNPRTVTTPCQIPLTPNGEITPLENPVCITAVLIYEIGTQDEANIATGATLYWQTTATGTSTANQVVFVNGSSASEPYSVTASGNYYVRAYNGFCWSTGSYVTQEPISILSAPIITTQPINQSVVTGANANFSVAATGSAPFTYQWQESPTGAAGTWMNVGTSSNTLILTNVPLSKNGYKYHVIVSNDCGSKTSNTVTLSVITGPCFEETFNAITAGNSTNTSGSSSIWSGNTNFPTTSTVYQAGSAIRIGTTASGTITSRNLTEVSGNITVELDVKGWTTVEGSFNVTINGVTKNVTYNNKMADGFETVTAQFENVPAGSQLTISTTRRGFLDAVRVYCANSCTPATITAFPTSGPANTIVTITGTDFTAASTVKFGSANAVVHYISATQIRATVPVTADGDIIVDTALDCDSGTAFTLIKEDATGCEAVTGSGSGTIATDLIIYEVYDENGGSGGTVSIYNGTNAAVDLADYSFFRANDYGVSYSSYGTLSGSLPAGGLAVIGVSGSACGYTPTGNGNITGGFNANDGLQLRKGSVIVDDFKAPNYVGYYLKRKNGFLSPKATFVESEWAAEVVETGRCLANVASQTPVIKTPPVITSQPSYVVNCDIANASLALTATEGYVGGNTLAYQWYELKNTGDWTAVVDGGVYSGATTRTLTISDVNGLNNYQYYCQVRENTQTCYTATQATQIKEASNTWASNVWTNGTPVFGSKVIIAGSYNTQTNGALDVCDLTINTGGTLRVRPNFPVTVKKKITNNGSAANFIVESDANLIQTDNVINEGDIQVQRSVTDMNNNAAVAIDYVYWSSPVNGQTIKGASGFSPNTPTNGYLQYNESNDKFTVTNEATFQIGKGYAIRAEAGTDGYNKTYNFNGIPNNGNLQYQNLKWTDANHGFNLVGNPYPSNIDFDLLYQLNSAKMYSTVWFWTNNSYTAGQVGSGYNGNNYAIYNGTGGSPATYNPENPYDGSIVPNGKIKVGQAFIIQAKAGGKDQPLDFSNNIRVTDNGNFYQKSTPKNRFWLTMTSPSNLVNTILVGYIEGATDNYETDFDGELFAVGSDSFYSILGARKLAIQGKANSFSTDDIITLGNVFAVNGTYKIKLQTAEGIFETNQKVYLRDRVLNQYFDLSSNETYTFTATKGANNNRFEIVYKEGTLAVADDEKSEFQVYRSGDNFVVQSSDKLGNVELYDASGKLIRQLYSKEKQIVIETNALPHGIYIVKAENSGSLRTKKVIK; translated from the coding sequence ATGGATCAAAATTTATTCTCTCTGAGAACATATTTTTTCTGGAAGTCTGTTCAGGCTTTTTTACTTTTCTTTTTACTTTTAATAGGAGGGAAAGCTATCGCTCAATATTCTGGAACTGGTACGTTTACCAAAGTTACTGCTGCTACAGGTTTTACTGATGGCTATTATGTTGTTGCTTATGGTACAACTCAGGCAATGAATAATACTCATAACGGGACATTTTTTGCGAATACATCTATTTCTCCAACTTCAGGAACCACAATTACTAATCCTTCAAAGGCAATTGTTTGGAAAATAGAAACTAACGGAACAGGAAAGTCTATATATAATGAAGATGCCAATGTTTTTGCATCTTACACAGGTAGTAGTAATAATGTTCAAGCTGTATCTTCGGCAACTACTAATAATCAAAGATGGACTTTTACTTATTCTGGTGGAACATTCAGTGTTCAGAATCTCGGAGTTAGCGGTAGATCCTTACAATACAATACAAGTGCTCCTAGATTTGCTTGCTATACAGGCAGTCAGCAAGATATTACTTTATATAAGCTAACAGTTACTGCTGCTCCAACTCTTACACTTACGCCTACTTCTATAACGGGGTTAAACTACTCTCAAGGTTCAGGACCTTCAGCATCACAATCCTATAATATAAAAGGTACTAATTTAACAGCAGGGGTTACTGTGACAGCACCTGCTAATTTTGAAGTTTCAAAAACAGCAGCAGGTACTTACGCAGGTACTATCTCTTATACGGCTGCAGAAGGGAATGTTTCTGCAGGGCAAACAGTATATGTCAGATTACAAAGTGGATTAACTGCCGCGACTTATGGAGGTTCAACAACTTATGTAACCAATGCTAGTGCAGGGGCAACTACAGGAAATGTTTCTGTTACTGGTACAGTTGCTGCGCCTGTTACTTATACGCTTACTTATAATGGTAATGATAATACCAGTGATCCAAGTACCATTCCTGCAAACGATAGCTTTACAGGAGGGCAAAGTCCAGGTATTATATTAGCTAATCCTACAGCACTTATGAAGAGTGGTTATACACTTGCAAGCTGGTACAGTATTCCGAATGGCATTAGTGGAGGTGTCATCAATACACCGGGTTCTAGTTATGGACCTGCGCCGATGCCAAGTAGTAATATTACGATATATGCTCGCTGGAAATTTAATGTAGCTTACAATAATAATGGCGGGTCGGGAACAATTTCTAGTCAGGATGGTTACTATAACGGAACTACGGGTGTTAAATCGGGTACAATTGTTCTAAATAATGGTTCAGCTTTTACAAGAGCAGGATATACTTTTGGTGGCTGGAAAACAACCGCAGCAGGTATTGTAGCAGACTATACTGCAGGGTCGACTTATACACACTCAGGTTCTAATGAAACAGTAACTTTGTATGCCCATTGGATAAAAAATCCACCTAAATTTACAGTAACGCCAGCTTCTTTATCTGGTTTCAACTATGTGGAAAGCAATGGTCCTTCTGCTGCACAATCTTTTGTATTGAATGGTAGCGATTTGGAAAATACAGACACCGATCCTGTAGAATTGGTAACCATAGATGACCGATTTGAAATTGCGGAAAGTGCATCAGAACCTTATAGTCATGCAATAGCACTTCCTGCCAATTATACTGGCGCCTCTAAAACATTCTATGTCCGCTTGAAAGCAGGTTTAACAGCTAATGCTAATTATACTGATACGGTTCTTGTAAGTGGAGGAAGTGCTATAGAAGCCAATTATGCTGAGGTAGCATTGTCAGGAAGTGTAGCAGCTTGTCTAGCTCCTACTACACAGTCATCAGTTACATCATTTACTTCGGTTACTTCATCAGGTATGACTGTTAACATAACCGCAGGTAACGGTATTGGTAGAGTAGTTATGATTAATACAGTTAATAACTTTACAAATCCAGCCAGTTCTAATGCTTTGCCGATTGCTAACACAGTTTATGATGGTGGAGAGCAAGTCATCTATGTCGGCGCAGGAAATAGTGTCGCAATAACAGGTTTAGCACCATCTACAACATATTATGTCAGAGTATATGAATACAATATTTGCTCAAATAATTACATATACAATACAACTACAATTACTAATAATCCAAGAACAGTAACTACACCTTGTCAAATTCCTTTGACTCCGAATGGTGAGATTACACCTTTGGAAAACCCGGTGTGTATTACTGCGGTTCTTATTTATGAAATAGGAACTCAAGATGAAGCCAATATTGCAACTGGTGCAACTTTATATTGGCAGACTACAGCTACAGGAACGTCTACAGCTAATCAGGTAGTTTTTGTTAATGGTTCTTCGGCTTCTGAACCTTATTCTGTTACAGCCTCTGGTAATTATTATGTTCGTGCTTATAATGGTTTTTGTTGGAGCACGGGTTCTTATGTAACTCAAGAGCCTATCTCTATATTATCAGCACCAATTATCACGACTCAGCCAATCAATCAAAGTGTCGTAACTGGAGCTAATGCAAACTTTTCAGTAGCTGCTACTGGATCTGCTCCCTTCACTTACCAATGGCAAGAAAGCCCGACAGGAGCAGCCGGAACCTGGATGAATGTAGGAACAAGCAGTAACACCTTGATTCTTACAAATGTACCATTATCTAAAAACGGATATAAATATCACGTCATTGTAAGTAACGATTGTGGTAGCAAAACTTCTAATACAGTAACACTTTCTGTAATAACTGGACCTTGCTTTGAAGAGACTTTTAATGCAATTACGGCAGGTAATAGTACTAATACAAGTGGTTCAAGCTCTATTTGGTCCGGGAATACCAATTTTCCAACGACTTCTACTGTTTATCAGGCAGGCAGTGCAATTAGAATTGGAACGACAGCTAGCGGAACAATTACTTCAAGAAACTTAACAGAAGTGAGTGGTAATATTACCGTAGAACTAGATGTTAAAGGATGGACCACTGTTGAAGGCAGCTTTAATGTTACCATAAATGGTGTTACAAAAAATGTAACTTACAATAATAAAATGGCAGATGGTTTTGAAACTGTTACTGCTCAATTTGAAAATGTACCAGCTGGTTCTCAATTAACAATTTCAACGACAAGAAGAGGATTCTTAGATGCAGTAAGAGTATATTGTGCTAATAGTTGTACTCCGGCCACAATTACAGCATTCCCAACAAGTGGACCTGCCAATACAATCGTAACAATTACCGGAACTGATTTCACTGCTGCTTCAACAGTTAAGTTTGGATCCGCAAATGCAGTTGTTCACTATATCAGCGCTACACAAATCAGAGCAACGGTTCCGGTGACAGCTGATGGAGATATTATTGTTGATACAGCTTTAGATTGTGATTCCGGAACTGCTTTTACATTAATCAAAGAAGATGCTACGGGTTGTGAAGCGGTAACAGGATCAGGTTCTGGTACAATTGCAACAGATCTTATTATATATGAAGTGTATGACGAGAATGGCGGATCAGGAGGAACTGTTTCTATCTACAACGGAACTAATGCTGCTGTTGATTTAGCTGACTACAGTTTCTTTAGAGCTAATGATTATGGAGTATCTTACAGTAGTTATGGAACATTATCAGGAAGTCTTCCAGCTGGTGGATTAGCTGTAATTGGAGTAAGCGGATCGGCTTGTGGATACACACCAACTGGTAATGGAAATATTACAGGAGGCTTCAATGCAAATGACGGTTTGCAACTGAGAAAAGGTTCTGTTATAGTTGATGATTTCAAAGCACCTAATTATGTAGGTTATTATCTAAAAAGGAAGAACGGGTTTTTATCTCCTAAAGCAACTTTTGTAGAATCAGAATGGGCTGCTGAAGTTGTAGAAACGGGACGGTGTTTGGCTAATGTGGCATCTCAAACTCCGGTAATCAAAACACCTCCGGTAATTACATCTCAACCATCTTATGTTGTTAATTGTGATATTGCGAACGCTTCTTTAGCACTTACAGCAACAGAAGGTTATGTAGGAGGTAATACATTGGCTTACCAATGGTATGAATTGAAAAACACAGGTGATTGGACAGCCGTTGTTGATGGTGGTGTTTATTCAGGTGCGACTACTCGGACTTTAACTATAAGTGATGTTAATGGTCTTAACAATTATCAATATTACTGTCAGGTAAGAGAAAATACACAGACTTGTTATACAGCAACACAAGCGACTCAAATCAAAGAAGCTTCAAATACTTGGGCAAGCAATGTCTGGACTAATGGAACACCAGTTTTTGGAAGCAAAGTTATTATCGCAGGAAGTTATAATACTCAGACAAATGGAGCGTTGGATGTTTGTGATTTGACCATCAATACGGGAGGAACTTTGAGAGTAAGACCAAATTTTCCGGTTACCGTTAAAAAGAAAATTACGAATAATGGATCTGCGGCTAATTTCATTGTAGAAAGTGATGCCAATTTAATTCAAACCGATAATGTAATCAATGAAGGTGATATCCAGGTGCAGAGAAGTGTAACGGATATGAACAACAATGCAGCTGTTGCTATTGATTATGTTTATTGGAGTTCACCGGTTAATGGGCAGACTATTAAAGGAGCAAGCGGTTTCTCTCCGAACACGCCAACAAACGGTTATTTACAATATAACGAGTCGAATGATAAATTTACAGTGACCAACGAAGCAACATTCCAAATAGGAAAAGGTTATGCGATCCGTGCAGAAGCTGGAACTGATGGTTACAACAAAACATACAATTTCAATGGAATCCCAAATAATGGAAATCTTCAATATCAAAACCTGAAATGGACAGACGCTAATCACGGCTTCAATCTGGTAGGAAACCCTTATCCATCTAATATTGATTTTGATTTATTATATCAATTGAACTCGGCTAAAATGTATTCTACGGTTTGGTTCTGGACTAATAATAGCTATACTGCTGGACAAGTTGGATCCGGATATAATGGTAATAATTATGCAATTTATAATGGGACTGGAGGTTCACCGGCAACTTATAATCCAGAAAATCCTTACGATGGATCTATCGTGCCGAATGGAAAAATCAAAGTTGGACAAGCTTTCATTATCCAGGCAAAAGCAGGAGGTAAAGATCAGCCGTTAGATTTTAGTAATAATATCAGAGTGACGGATAATGGTAACTTCTACCAAAAATCAACTCCAAAAAATAGATTCTGGCTCACGATGACTTCTCCTTCTAATTTGGTTAATACAATTCTTGTAGGTTATATCGAAGGAGCAACCGATAATTATGAAACCGATTTTGACGGGGAATTATTTGCAGTGGGTTCAGATTCTTTCTATTCTATATTAGGTGCAAGAAAATTAGCTATTCAAGGTAAGGCTAATAGCTTCTCAACTGACGATATTATTACTTTAGGAAATGTATTTGCTGTCAATGGAACTTACAAAATTAAACTTCAAACTGCGGAAGGTATTTTTGAAACTAATCAAAAAGTCTATTTAAGAGACAGGGTGTTGAATCAATATTTTGATTTAAGTAGCAATGAAACTTATACTTTTACAGCAACTAAAGGAGCTAATAATAACCGTTTCGAAATTGTATATAAAGAAGGTACATTAGCTGTGGCTGATGACGAAAAATCTGAATTTCAGGTGTACAGAAGTGGGGACAATTTTGTAGTTCAATCCTCGGATAAGCTTGGAAATGTAGAATTATATGATGCTAGTGGAAAATTGATTCGTCAATTATATTCGAAAGAAAAACAGATTGTTATTGAGACTAATGCTTTACCGCACGGAATATATATCGTGAAAGCTGAAAATTCTGGAAGTTTAAGAACAAAAAAAGTGATTAAGTAA